From one Culex quinquefasciatus strain JHB chromosome 3, VPISU_Cqui_1.0_pri_paternal, whole genome shotgun sequence genomic stretch:
- the LOC6031925 gene encoding ficolin-1 yields MLARPPQTRSWLVLAVCSTYLIAATRAASADCGFGYELLAAKLDTLDHGIAKVCAETLAGAYLYDYPRTCRDGSIKSSGIYLLQPEKGFRDPFQARCEQDYEGGGWTVIQHRFDGATNFVRPWEQFKNGFGHLEGEFWLGLEKIHQLTYSTPHELHVLLEDFEGKQAVAKYEDFAVASEYEFYKLVKLGSYSGTAGDSLSGHKDHNFSTFDRDNDKHETANCATVYSGAWWHGKCHSSNLNGLYLKGVTTSYSNGMCWNAFKGYHYSLKVSKMMIRSKV; encoded by the exons aTGCTGGCTCGTCCACCCCAAACTCGCTCGTGGCTCGTCTTGGCCGTCTGCTCAACTTATCTGATTGCGGCAACACGTGCAGCTTCCGCTGACTGTGGCTTCGGTTACGAGTTGCTCGCTGCCAAGTTGGACACTTTGGATCACGG AATTGCAAAAGTTTGCGCGGAAACGCTAGCTGGAGCTTATTTGTACGACTATCCTAGGACTTGCCGAGACGGTTCAATCAAATCTTCAGGAATTTACTTACTTCAACCGGAGAAGGGCTTTCGAGATCCGTTTCAAGCGCGTTGCGAGCAGGACTACGAGGGTGGAGGTTGGACAGTGATTCAGCATCGCTTTGACGGAGCCACAAACTTTGTTCGACCTTGGGAGCAGTTCAAGAATGGGTTCGGTCACCTCGAGGGGGAGTTTTGGCTAGGTCTGGAGAAGATTCACCAGTTGACGTACTCAACGCCACACGAGTTGCACGTGCTGTTGGAAGATTTTGAAGGGAAGCAAGCGGTGGCCAAGTACGAGGATTTTGCCGTCGCAAGTGAGTACGAGTTCTACAAGCTGGTCAAGCTGGGATCGTACAGTGGGACAGCGGGGGACTCGCTATCTGGACACAAGGATCACAATTTTTCAACCTTTGATCGCGATAATGATAAACATGAAACTGCCAACTGTGCGACGGTGTACAGTGGAGCGTGGTGGCATGGCAAGTGTCATTCGAGTAATTTGAATGGGTTGTATCTGAAAGGAGTGACCACAAGTTATTCGAATGGAATGTGCTGGAATGCGTTTAAGGGGTATCATTACTCGTTGAAGGTTTCTAAGATGATGATTAGGAGTAAAGTGTAA